The following are from one region of the Escherichia sp. E4742 genome:
- the znuA gene encoding zinc ABC transporter substrate-binding protein ZnuA, whose product MLHKKTLLFAALSAALWGSATQVAEAAVVASLKPVGFIASAIADGVTETEVLLPDGASEHDYSLRPSDVKRLQNADLVVWVGPEMEAFMQKPVSKLPEAKQVTIAQLESVKPLLMKSIHDADDDHDHAEKSDEDHHHGDFNMHVWLSPEIARATAVAIHGKLVELMPQSRAKLDANLMEFEAQLASSRKQVGNELAPLKGKGYFVFHDAYGYFEKQFGLTPLGHFTVNPEIQPGAQRLHQIRTQLVEQKATCVFAEPQFRPAVVESVARGTSVRMGTLDPLGTNIKLGKTSYSEFLNQLANQYASCLKGD is encoded by the coding sequence TAAAAAAACGCTTCTTTTCGCAGCATTATCTGCTGCTCTCTGGGGCAGTGCAACTCAGGTAGCAGAAGCTGCCGTTGTCGCTTCGCTTAAACCTGTTGGATTCATTGCTTCCGCTATTGCTGATGGAGTAACAGAGACGGAGGTGTTACTTCCTGATGGGGCCTCTGAACATGATTATTCACTGCGTCCATCTGATGTAAAACGCTTACAGAACGCGGACTTAGTTGTCTGGGTTGGACCGGAAATGGAAGCGTTTATGCAAAAGCCCGTGAGTAAATTACCCGAGGCGAAGCAGGTAACCATTGCGCAGCTTGAGAGTGTAAAACCGCTGCTGATGAAAAGCATTCACGACGCTGATGATGATCATGACCACGCGGAAAAAAGTGACGAAGATCACCATCACGGCGATTTCAACATGCACGTTTGGCTTTCCCCAGAGATAGCGCGGGCTACAGCGGTTGCAATCCATGGAAAATTAGTGGAACTTATGCCGCAAAGTCGAGCCAAACTTGACGCCAACCTGATGGAATTTGAGGCACAATTAGCTTCAAGTAGGAAACAGGTTGGTAACGAGCTCGCGCCGCTCAAGGGAAAAGGTTATTTCGTTTTTCATGATGCTTACGGCTACTTCGAAAAACAATTCGGACTGACACCGCTTGGTCACTTTACCGTAAACCCTGAGATTCAACCTGGCGCGCAGCGTTTACATCAAATAAGAACACAGTTGGTTGAGCAAAAAGCAACCTGCGTTTTTGCTGAGCCACAGTTCAGGCCTGCGGTCGTTGAAAGCGTCGCACGAGGGACATCCGTTCGTATGGGAACGTTGGATCCCCTTGGGACGAATATCAAACTGGGCAAAACAAGCTATTCAGAATTCCTGAATCAATTAG